Proteins encoded by one window of Streptomyces sp. LX-29:
- the rpoB gene encoding DNA-directed RNA polymerase subunit beta — protein MAASRNASTANTNNGASTAPLRISFAKIKEPLEVPNLLALQTESFDWLLGNAAWKARVEAALDSGQDVPTKSGLEEIFEEISPIEDFSGSMSLTFRDHRFEPPKNSIDECKERDFTYAAPLFVTAEFTNNETGEIKSQTVFMGDFPLMTNKGTFVINGTERVVVSQLVRSPGVYFDSSIDKTSDKDIFSARIIPSRGAWLEMEVDKRDMVGVRIDRKRKQSVTVLLKALGWTTEQILEEFGEYESMRATLEKDHTQGQDDALLDIYRKLRPGEPPTREAAQTLLENLYFNPKRYDLAKVGRYKVNKKLAADAPLDAGVLTVDDIIATIKYLVKLHAGEAETVGANGQTIVVETDDIDHFGNRRLRNVGELIQNQVRTGLARMERVVRERMTTQDVEAITPQTLINIRPVVASIKEFFGTSQLSQFMDQTNPLSGLTHKRRLSALGPGGLSRERAGFEVRDVHPSHYGRMCPIETPEGPNIGLIGSLASYGRVNAFGFVETPYRKVDENGVVTEVVHFLTADEEDRFVIAQANAPLTADNRFEEARVLVRRRGGEIDYVAPADVDYMDVSPRQMVSVATAMIPFLEHDDANRALMGSNMMRQAVPLIKAESPLVGTGMEYRCAVDAGDVIKAEKDGVVQEVSADYVTVANDDGTYTTYRVAKFSRSNQGTSFNQKVVVDEGARVIEGQVLADGPSTQNGEMALGKNLLVAFMPWEGHNYEDAIILSQRLVQDDVLSSIHIEEHEVDARDTKLGPEEITRDIPNVSEEVLADLDERGIIRIGAEVIAGDILVGKVTPKGETELTPEERLLRAIFGEKAREVRDTSLKVPHGETGKVIGVRVFDREEGDELPPGVNQLVRVYVAQKRKITDGDKLAGRHGNKGVISKILPVEDMPFLEDGTPVDIILNPLGVPSRMNPGQVLEIHLGWLASRGWKVEGSEEWMQRLQAIGADEVAPGTNVATPVFDGAREDELAGLFEHTVPNRDGERLVLPSGKARLFDGRSGEPFPDPISVGYMYILKLHHLVDDKLHARSTGPYSMITQQPLGGKAQFGGQRFGEMEVWALEAYGAAYALQELLTIKSDDVTGRVKVYEAIVKGENIPEPGIPESFKVLIKEMQSLCLNVEVLSSDGMSIEMRDTDEDVFRAAEELGIDLSRREPSSVEEV, from the coding sequence TTGGCCGCCTCGCGCAACGCCTCGACCGCCAATACGAACAACGGCGCCAGCACCGCCCCGCTGCGCATCTCCTTTGCGAAGATCAAGGAGCCTCTCGAGGTTCCGAACCTCCTCGCGCTGCAGACCGAGAGCTTCGATTGGCTGCTCGGCAATGCCGCCTGGAAGGCTCGCGTCGAGGCAGCGCTGGACAGCGGTCAGGACGTCCCCACCAAGTCCGGTCTGGAGGAGATCTTCGAGGAGATCTCCCCGATCGAGGACTTCTCCGGGTCGATGTCGCTGACCTTCCGCGACCACCGTTTCGAGCCTCCGAAGAACTCGATCGACGAGTGCAAGGAGCGCGACTTCACCTACGCCGCGCCGCTCTTCGTCACCGCCGAGTTCACCAACAACGAGACCGGCGAGATCAAGTCCCAGACGGTCTTCATGGGCGACTTCCCGCTCATGACCAACAAGGGCACCTTCGTCATCAACGGCACCGAGCGTGTCGTGGTGTCGCAGCTGGTGCGCTCGCCGGGTGTCTACTTCGACTCCTCCATCGACAAGACGTCCGACAAGGACATCTTCTCCGCCCGGATCATCCCCTCCCGGGGTGCCTGGCTGGAGATGGAGGTCGACAAGCGCGACATGGTCGGTGTCCGCATCGACCGCAAGCGCAAGCAGTCCGTGACCGTCCTGCTCAAGGCGCTCGGCTGGACCACCGAGCAGATCCTCGAGGAGTTCGGCGAGTACGAGTCCATGCGCGCCACCCTGGAGAAGGACCACACCCAGGGCCAGGACGACGCGCTGCTCGACATCTACCGCAAGCTGCGTCCGGGCGAGCCGCCGACGCGTGAGGCCGCGCAGACGCTGCTGGAGAACCTCTACTTCAACCCGAAGCGCTACGACCTGGCCAAGGTCGGCCGCTACAAGGTCAACAAGAAGCTGGCCGCGGACGCCCCGCTCGACGCCGGCGTGCTGACCGTCGACGACATCATCGCGACGATCAAGTACCTGGTGAAGCTGCACGCGGGCGAGGCCGAGACGGTCGGCGCCAACGGTCAGACGATCGTCGTCGAGACCGACGACATCGACCACTTCGGCAACCGTCGTCTGCGCAACGTCGGCGAGCTCATCCAGAACCAGGTCCGCACCGGTCTGGCTCGTATGGAGCGCGTCGTCCGTGAGCGGATGACCACCCAGGACGTCGAGGCGATCACGCCGCAGACCCTGATCAACATCCGGCCGGTCGTCGCCTCCATCAAGGAGTTCTTCGGCACCAGCCAGCTGTCCCAGTTCATGGACCAGACCAACCCGCTGTCGGGTCTGACCCACAAGCGTCGTCTGTCGGCGCTGGGCCCGGGTGGTCTCTCCCGTGAGCGGGCCGGCTTCGAGGTCCGTGACGTGCACCCGTCGCACTACGGCCGCATGTGCCCGATCGAGACCCCCGAAGGCCCGAACATCGGTCTGATCGGCTCGCTGGCCTCGTACGGCCGGGTCAACGCGTTCGGTTTCGTGGAGACCCCGTACCGCAAGGTCGACGAGAACGGTGTCGTCACCGAAGTGGTGCACTTCCTGACCGCTGACGAGGAAGACCGCTTCGTCATCGCGCAGGCCAACGCGCCGCTGACCGCCGACAACCGGTTCGAGGAGGCCCGCGTCCTGGTCCGCCGCCGTGGTGGCGAGATCGACTACGTGGCCCCGGCCGACGTGGACTACATGGACGTCTCGCCGCGCCAGATGGTGTCGGTCGCGACCGCCATGATCCCGTTCCTCGAGCACGACGACGCCAACCGCGCGCTCATGGGATCGAACATGATGCGCCAGGCCGTTCCGCTGATCAAGGCGGAGTCGCCGCTGGTCGGCACCGGCATGGAGTACCGCTGCGCGGTCGACGCCGGCGACGTCATCAAGGCCGAGAAGGACGGTGTCGTCCAGGAGGTCTCCGCCGACTACGTGACGGTGGCCAACGACGACGGCACGTACACCACCTACCGCGTGGCCAAGTTCTCCCGCTCCAACCAGGGCACCTCCTTCAACCAGAAGGTCGTCGTCGACGAGGGCGCCCGGGTGATCGAGGGCCAGGTGCTCGCCGACGGTCCGTCCACCCAGAACGGTGAGATGGCGCTCGGCAAGAACCTGCTGGTCGCGTTCATGCCGTGGGAGGGTCACAACTACGAGGACGCGATCATCCTGTCGCAGCGCCTCGTGCAGGACGACGTCCTCTCCTCGATCCACATCGAGGAGCACGAGGTCGACGCCCGTGACACCAAGCTCGGCCCCGAGGAGATCACCCGGGACATCCCGAACGTCTCCGAGGAGGTCCTGGCCGACCTCGACGAGCGCGGCATCATCCGCATCGGCGCCGAGGTCATCGCCGGCGACATCCTGGTCGGCAAGGTCACCCCGAAGGGTGAGACCGAGCTGACCCCGGAGGAGCGCCTGCTGCGCGCGATCTTCGGTGAGAAGGCCCGTGAGGTCCGTGACACCTCGCTGAAGGTGCCGCACGGCGAGACCGGCAAGGTCATCGGCGTCCGCGTCTTCGACCGCGAGGAGGGCGACGAGCTGCCGCCGGGCGTGAACCAGCTGGTCCGCGTCTACGTCGCGCAGAAGCGCAAGATCACCGACGGTGACAAGCTCGCCGGCCGCCACGGCAACAAGGGTGTCATCTCCAAGATCCTGCCGGTCGAGGACATGCCGTTCCTAGAGGACGGCACCCCGGTCGACATCATCCTCAACCCGCTGGGTGTCCCGTCCCGAATGAACCCGGGACAGGTCCTGGAGATCCACCTCGGCTGGCTGGCCTCCCGAGGCTGGAAGGTCGAGGGCAGCGAGGAGTGGATGCAGCGGCTCCAGGCGATCGGCGCCGACGAGGTCGCTCCCGGCACCAACGTCGCGACCCCGGTCTTCGACGGTGCCCGCGAGGACGAGCTGGCGGGTCTGTTCGAGCACACCGTGCCCAACCGTGACGGCGAGCGCCTGGTGCTCCCCTCCGGTAAGGCCCGGCTGTTCGACGGCCGCTCCGGCGAGCCGTTCCCGGACCCGATCTCGGTCGGCTACATGTACATCCTCAAGCTGCACCACCTGGTGGACGACAAGCTGCACGCCCGGTCCACCGGTCCGTACTCGATGATCACCCAGCAGCCGCTGGGTGGTAAGGCTCAGTTCGGTGGCCAGCGCTTCGGTGAGATGGAGGTGTGGGCGCTTGAGGCTTACGGCGCCGCGTACGCCCTCCAGGAGCTGCTGACCATCAAGTCCGACGACGTCACCGGCCGCGTGAAGGTCTACGAGGCCATCGTCAAGGGCGAGAACATCCCGGAGCCCGGCATCCCCGAGTCCTTCAAGGTGCTCATCAAGGAGATGCAGTCCCTGTGCCTCAACGTGGAGGTGTTGTCCAGCGACGGCATGTCCATCGAGATGCGTGACACCGATGAGGACGTCTTCCGCGCTGCGGAGGAGCTCGGTATCGACCTGTCCCGGCGCGAGCCGAGCAGCGTCGAAGAGGTCTGA
- the rplL gene encoding 50S ribosomal protein L7/L12, which translates to MAKLTQDELLAQFEEMTLIELSEFVKAFEEKFDVTAAAAAPVVVAGGAAGGAAAEAVEEKDEFDVILTGAGDKKIQVIKVVRELTSLGLKEAKDLVDGTPKPVLEKVNKEQAEKAAESLKGAGASVEVK; encoded by the coding sequence ATGGCGAAGCTCACCCAGGACGAGCTGCTCGCGCAGTTCGAGGAGATGACCCTCATCGAGCTCTCCGAGTTCGTGAAGGCGTTCGAGGAGAAGTTCGACGTCACCGCCGCCGCTGCCGCGCCGGTCGTCGTCGCCGGTGGTGCCGCTGGTGGCGCTGCCGCCGAGGCCGTCGAGGAGAAGGACGAGTTCGACGTCATCCTCACCGGTGCCGGCGACAAGAAGATCCAGGTCATCAAGGTCGTGCGTGAGCTGACCTCCCTGGGTCTGAAGGAGGCCAAGGACCTCGTGGACGGCACCCCGAAGCCGGTCCTGGAGAAGGTCAACAAGGAGCAGGCCGAGAAGGCCGCCGAGTCCCTCAAGGGCGCCGGCGCCTCCGTCGAGGTCAAGTGA
- the rplJ gene encoding 50S ribosomal protein L10 — protein sequence MARPDKATAVEEITDKFRSSNAAVVTSYTGLSVAQLKQLRRSLGGNAQYRVVKNTLTKIAANEAGITLDEHLKGSTAVAFVTGDPVEAAKGLRDFAKENPALVIKGGVLEGKALSADEIKKLADLESREVLLSKLAGAMKGKQSQAASVFQALPSKLVRTVDALRAKQAEQGGAE from the coding sequence ATGGCGAGGCCCGACAAGGCCACAGCTGTCGAGGAGATCACGGACAAGTTCCGTAGCTCCAACGCCGCTGTTGTGACCTCGTACACCGGGCTCAGCGTTGCGCAGCTCAAGCAGCTGCGCCGTTCGCTCGGTGGCAACGCGCAGTACCGTGTGGTGAAGAACACGCTGACCAAGATCGCGGCCAATGAGGCCGGGATCACCCTGGACGAGCACCTCAAGGGCTCGACCGCCGTTGCCTTCGTGACCGGGGACCCGGTCGAGGCGGCGAAGGGTCTTCGTGACTTCGCCAAGGAGAACCCCGCTCTCGTCATCAAGGGCGGTGTCCTTGAAGGTAAGGCGCTGTCCGCCGACGAGATCAAGAAGCTTGCGGACCTCGAGTCCCGCGAGGTTCTGCTCAGCAAGCTGGCCGGTGCCATGAAGGGCAAGCAGTCCCAGGCTGCCTCTGTCTTCCAGGCGCTGCCGTCGAAGCTCGTCCGCACCGTGGACGCGCTGCGCGCCAAGCAGGCCGAGCAGGGCGGTGCCGAGTAA
- the rplA gene encoding 50S ribosomal protein L1 has protein sequence MKRSKTLRNADAKIDRERLYAPLEAVRLAKETSATKFDGTVEVAFRLGVDPRKADQMVRGTVNLPHGTGKTARVLVFATGDRAEAARAAGADIVGSDELIDEVAKGRLDFDAVVATPDLMGKVGRLGRVLGPRGLMPNPKTGTVTPDVAKAVTEIKGGKIEFRVDKHSNLHFIIGKVSFDDTKLVENYGAALEEILRLKPSAAKGRYIKKATITTTMGPGIQVDSNRTRNLLVEDETV, from the coding sequence GTGAAGCGCAGCAAGACTCTTCGCAACGCGGACGCGAAGATCGACCGGGAGCGTCTGTACGCCCCCCTCGAGGCCGTCCGTCTCGCCAAGGAGACCTCCGCCACCAAGTTCGACGGCACCGTCGAGGTCGCCTTCCGTCTGGGCGTTGACCCGCGTAAGGCCGACCAGATGGTCCGTGGCACCGTGAACCTTCCGCACGGCACCGGTAAGACCGCCCGGGTCCTGGTCTTCGCGACCGGCGACCGTGCCGAGGCCGCGCGTGCCGCGGGCGCCGACATCGTCGGCTCCGACGAGCTCATCGACGAGGTCGCCAAGGGCCGCCTGGACTTCGACGCCGTCGTCGCCACCCCGGACCTCATGGGCAAGGTCGGCCGCCTCGGCCGCGTGCTCGGTCCGCGTGGTCTGATGCCGAACCCGAAGACCGGCACCGTCACCCCGGATGTCGCCAAGGCCGTCACCGAGATCAAGGGCGGCAAGATCGAGTTCCGCGTCGACAAGCACTCGAACCTCCACTTCATCATCGGCAAGGTGTCCTTCGACGACACCAAGCTCGTGGAGAACTACGGTGCGGCGCTGGAGGAGATCCTGCGTCTGAAGCCGTCCGCCGCCAAGGGCCGTTACATCAAGAAGGCCACCATCACCACCACGATGGGCCCCGGCATCCAGGTCGACTCGAACCGCACCCGCAACCTCCTCGTCGAGGACGAGACCGTCTGA
- the rplK gene encoding 50S ribosomal protein L11 — MPPKKKKVTGLIKLQIQAGAANPAPPVGPALGQHGVNIMEFCKAYNAATESQRGMVVPVEITVYEDRSFTFVTKTPPAAKLILKAAGVEKGSGEPHKTKVAKITRDQVREIATTKMPDLNANDLDAAEKIIAGTARSMGITVEG, encoded by the coding sequence ATGCCTCCCAAGAAGAAGAAGGTCACGGGGCTTATCAAGCTCCAGATCCAGGCCGGTGCCGCGAACCCGGCTCCGCCGGTCGGCCCCGCGCTGGGTCAGCACGGCGTCAACATCATGGAGTTCTGCAAGGCCTACAACGCCGCGACCGAGTCGCAGCGTGGCATGGTCGTGCCGGTGGAGATCACGGTCTACGAGGACCGTTCCTTCACCTTCGTGACCAAGACTCCGCCGGCCGCGAAGCTGATCCTCAAGGCCGCGGGCGTGGAGAAGGGCTCCGGCGAGCCGCACAAGACCAAGGTCGCCAAGATCACCCGCGACCAGGTCCGCGAGATCGCCACCACCAAGATGCCCGACCTGAACGCCAACGACCTGGACGCCGCCGAGAAGATCATCGCCGGCACCGCCCGCTCCATGGGCATCACGGTCGAAGGCTGA
- the nusG gene encoding transcription termination/antitermination protein NusG, with translation MSDPNLNEPVESVEDELDIVEAADDDQVEAVDAEAGQAAEEAALHVEDEESVEDEESVEDEAEEAEDEETAEEEAEEPAAEAVDPVAALREELRTLPGEWYVIHTYAGYENRVKTNLEQRAVSLNVEDYIFQAEVPQEEVVQIKNGDRRTVRQNKLPGYVLVRMDLTNESWGVVRNTPGVTGFVGNAYDPYPLTLDEIVKMLAPEAEAKAAKEAAEAEGRPAPSRKVEVQVLDFEVGDSVTVTDGPFATLQATINEINADSKKVKGLVEIFGRETPVELSFDQIQKN, from the coding sequence GTGTCTGACCCGAACCTGAACGAGCCCGTCGAGTCCGTTGAGGACGAGCTCGACATCGTCGAGGCGGCCGACGACGACCAGGTCGAGGCTGTCGACGCCGAGGCGGGCCAGGCGGCCGAGGAGGCCGCGCTCCACGTCGAGGACGAGGAGTCCGTCGAAGACGAGGAGTCCGTCGAGGACGAGGCCGAGGAAGCCGAGGACGAGGAGACCGCCGAGGAGGAGGCCGAGGAGCCGGCCGCCGAGGCCGTCGACCCGGTCGCCGCCCTGCGCGAGGAGCTGCGCACCCTCCCCGGCGAGTGGTACGTCATCCACACCTACGCGGGCTACGAGAACCGCGTGAAGACCAACCTCGAGCAGCGCGCCGTCTCGCTCAACGTCGAGGACTACATCTTCCAGGCCGAGGTGCCGCAGGAGGAGGTCGTCCAGATCAAGAACGGCGACCGCCGCACCGTCCGCCAGAACAAGCTCCCCGGCTACGTGCTGGTGCGCATGGACCTGACGAACGAGTCCTGGGGCGTCGTGCGGAACACGCCGGGTGTCACCGGCTTCGTGGGCAACGCCTACGACCCGTACCCGCTGACCCTGGACGAGATCGTCAAGATGCTCGCCCCCGAGGCCGAGGCGAAGGCCGCCAAGGAGGCCGCCGAGGCCGAGGGCCGCCCGGCGCCCAGCCGCAAGGTCGAGGTCCAGGTGCTGGACTTCGAGGTCGGCGACTCGGTCACCGTCACCGACGGTCCGTTCGCCACCCTCCAGGCGACCATCAACGAGATCAACGCCGACTCGAAGAAGGTCAAGGGCCTCGTCGAGATCTTCGGCCGCGAGACCCCGGTCGAGCTGAGCTTCGACCAGATCCAGAAGAACTGA
- the secE gene encoding preprotein translocase subunit SecE, with the protein MTEALGSTATPESGRPEDEVAAKKGRRGGKRGKKGPLGRLALFYRQVVAELRKVVWPTRGQLTTYTMVVIVFVVIMIGLVTVIDFGFSEAVKYVFG; encoded by the coding sequence GTGACGGAAGCCCTTGGCTCCACCGCGACGCCTGAGAGCGGTCGTCCCGAGGACGAGGTGGCGGCCAAGAAGGGTCGCCGCGGTGGCAAGCGCGGGAAGAAGGGCCCTCTCGGTCGCCTCGCGCTGTTCTACCGCCAGGTCGTCGCCGAGCTCCGCAAGGTCGTCTGGCCGACGCGCGGCCAGCTGACGACGTACACCATGGTGGTGATCGTCTTCGTCGTCATCATGATCGGCCTCGTTACCGTGATTGACTTTGGGTTCAGCGAAGCCGTCAAGTACGTCTTCGGCTAG
- a CDS encoding pyridoxal phosphate-dependent aminotransferase, whose protein sequence is MSAATPAPSAPTDRRVSARVGSISESATLAVDAKAKALKAAGRPVIGFGAGEPDFPTPDYIVEAAVEACRDPKNHRYTPAGGLPELKAAIAAKTLRDSGYEVEAAQVLVTNGGKQAIYEAFAAILDPEDEVIVPAPYWTTYPESIRLAGGVPVDVVADETTGYRVSVEQLEAARTERTKVLLFVSPSNPTGAVYSRAEVEAIGRWAAEHGLWVLTDEIYEHLVYGDAEFTSLPVVVPELREKCIVVNGVAKTYAMTGWRVGWVIGPKDVIKAATNLQSHATSNVSNVAQRAALAAVSGDLEAVDEMKVAFDRRRRTIVRMLNEIEGVFCPEPEGAFYAYPSVKGLLGKEIRGKRPATSVELAELILEEAEVAVVPGEAFGTPGYLRLSYALGDEDLVEGVSRLQKLLSEARA, encoded by the coding sequence ATGAGCGCTGCTACTCCTGCCCCGTCCGCACCCACCGACCGCCGGGTCTCGGCCCGCGTCGGGTCGATCTCCGAGTCGGCCACCCTCGCCGTCGACGCCAAGGCCAAGGCCCTCAAGGCCGCCGGCCGCCCGGTGATCGGCTTCGGCGCGGGCGAGCCGGACTTCCCCACCCCCGACTACATCGTCGAGGCCGCGGTGGAGGCCTGCCGTGACCCCAAGAACCACCGCTACACCCCCGCCGGCGGCCTGCCCGAGCTGAAGGCCGCGATCGCCGCCAAGACGCTGCGCGACTCCGGTTACGAGGTCGAGGCGGCGCAGGTGCTCGTCACCAACGGTGGCAAGCAGGCGATCTACGAGGCGTTCGCCGCGATCCTGGACCCGGAGGACGAGGTCATCGTCCCGGCTCCGTACTGGACCACCTACCCCGAGTCCATCCGGCTGGCGGGCGGCGTCCCGGTCGATGTCGTCGCCGACGAGACCACCGGCTACCGGGTCTCGGTGGAGCAGCTGGAGGCGGCGCGCACCGAGCGCACCAAGGTGCTGCTCTTCGTCTCCCCGTCCAACCCGACCGGCGCGGTCTACAGCCGCGCCGAGGTGGAGGCGATCGGCCGCTGGGCGGCCGAGCACGGGCTGTGGGTGCTGACCGACGAGATCTACGAGCACCTGGTCTACGGCGACGCGGAGTTCACCTCGCTGCCGGTGGTCGTGCCCGAGCTGCGCGAGAAGTGCATCGTGGTCAACGGCGTCGCCAAGACCTACGCGATGACCGGCTGGCGGGTGGGCTGGGTCATCGGCCCGAAGGACGTCATCAAGGCCGCGACCAACCTCCAGTCGCACGCCACCTCCAACGTCTCCAACGTCGCCCAGCGCGCGGCCCTCGCGGCGGTCTCCGGCGATCTGGAGGCGGTCGACGAGATGAAGGTCGCCTTCGACCGGCGGCGCCGCACCATCGTGCGGATGCTCAACGAGATCGAGGGCGTGTTCTGCCCGGAGCCCGAGGGTGCGTTCTACGCCTACCCGTCGGTCAAGGGGCTGCTGGGCAAGGAGATCCGCGGCAAGCGGCCCGCGACCTCCGTCGAGCTGGCCGAGCTGATCCTCGAGGAGGCCGAGGTCGCGGTGGTCCCGGGTGAGGCCTTCGGCACCCCGGGTTACCTGCGCCTGTCGTACGCGCTCGGCGACGAGGACCTGGTCGAGGGCGTCTCGCGGCTGCAGAAGCTGCTGAGCGAGGCGCGCGCCTAG
- a CDS encoding adenosine deaminase, whose translation MLQSPGDPPPHDRAVPPHGAPGTRELRLLPKAHLHLHFTGSMRPGTLLELADKYGVHLPEALSGGEPPRLRATDERGWFRFQRLYDIARSCLREPEDIQRLVREAAEEDVRDGSQWLEIQVDPTSYAPRLGGLIPAMEIILDAVDRAARDTGLGIRVLVAANRMKHPLDARTLARLAVRYRDRGVVGFGLSNDERRGLARDFDRAFAIAREGGLLAAPHGGELTGPHSVRDCLDDLHAARVGHGVRAAEDPRLLRKLAQRGVTCEVCPSSNVALGVYERPGDVPLRTLFEAGVPIALGADDPLLFGSRLAAQYELARVHHGFTDTELAELARQSIRGSAAPAEVQKQVLAGIDDWLAG comes from the coding sequence ATGTTGCAGTCCCCTGGAGACCCCCCTCCGCACGACCGGGCAGTCCCGCCCCACGGGGCACCCGGCACGCGAGAGCTGCGCCTGTTGCCCAAGGCGCACCTGCATCTGCACTTCACCGGCTCGATGCGACCCGGCACCCTGCTGGAGCTGGCCGACAAGTACGGCGTCCACCTGCCGGAGGCGCTCAGCGGCGGCGAACCGCCGAGGCTACGGGCCACCGACGAACGCGGCTGGTTCCGCTTCCAGCGGCTCTACGACATCGCCCGGTCCTGCCTGCGAGAGCCGGAGGACATCCAGCGGCTGGTGCGCGAGGCGGCCGAGGAGGACGTTCGGGACGGCTCGCAGTGGCTGGAGATCCAGGTCGATCCGACCTCGTACGCCCCGCGGCTGGGCGGACTGATCCCGGCCATGGAGATCATCCTGGACGCGGTGGACCGCGCGGCGCGCGATACCGGCCTGGGCATCCGGGTGCTGGTCGCGGCCAACCGCATGAAGCACCCTCTGGACGCGCGCACGCTGGCCCGACTCGCGGTGCGCTATCGCGACCGCGGGGTCGTCGGCTTCGGCCTGTCCAACGACGAGCGGCGCGGCCTCGCGCGGGACTTCGACCGCGCCTTCGCCATCGCGCGGGAGGGCGGGCTGCTGGCGGCGCCGCACGGCGGCGAGCTGACCGGCCCGCACAGCGTCCGGGACTGCCTGGACGATCTGCACGCGGCCCGCGTGGGGCACGGCGTGCGCGCCGCGGAGGACCCGCGCCTGCTGCGCAAGCTCGCCCAGCGCGGCGTGACCTGCGAGGTGTGCCCGTCGTCCAACGTGGCCCTCGGGGTCTACGAGCGCCCGGGGGACGTGCCGCTGCGCACCCTCTTCGAGGCGGGCGTGCCGATAGCGCTGGGCGCCGACGATCCGTTGCTCTTCGGTTCCCGACTGGCCGCCCAGTACGAGCTGGCACGCGTGCACCACGGCTTCACCGACACGGAGCTGGCCGAGCTGGCCCGCCAGTCGATCCGCGGCTCGGCCGCGCCGGCGGAGGTCCAGAAGCAGGTGCTGGCGGGGATCGACGACTGGCTGGCGGGCTGA
- a CDS encoding UDP-N-acetylmuramate dehydrogenase, producing MQELHDAPLAPLTTFRLGGPATRLITATTDDDVIAVVREADAAGTPLLIIGGGSNLVISDKGFAGTALRIATTGFTLDGTQLELAAGENWPEAVARTVEAGLAGIECLAGIPGSAGATPIQNVGAYGQEVSATITEVVAYDRRADEVVTIPNADCGFGYRHSRFKDDPTRFVVLRVRFALEDADGLSAPIKYGETARVLGVEVGDRVPAATARETVLKLRAGKGMVLDPEDHDTWSAGSFFTNPILSEVEHAAFLGRVAERLGPDVAPPAFPAGDGHIKTSAAWLIDKAGFTKGYGDGPARISGKHTLALTNRGRATTEDLLTLAREVRDGVHAAFGVTLVNEPVTVGVSL from the coding sequence GTGCAGGAACTCCATGACGCCCCGCTTGCCCCGTTGACCACCTTCCGGCTCGGCGGGCCGGCCACCCGGCTGATCACGGCCACCACGGACGACGACGTGATCGCGGTCGTGCGCGAGGCGGACGCCGCCGGCACCCCGCTGCTGATCATCGGGGGCGGCAGCAACCTGGTGATCTCGGACAAGGGCTTCGCCGGCACCGCGCTGCGCATCGCGACCACCGGCTTCACCCTTGACGGCACCCAGCTGGAACTGGCCGCCGGCGAGAACTGGCCCGAGGCCGTGGCGCGCACCGTCGAGGCGGGTCTGGCGGGGATCGAGTGCCTGGCCGGCATCCCGGGCTCGGCCGGTGCCACGCCGATCCAGAACGTCGGCGCGTACGGCCAGGAGGTCTCGGCCACGATCACCGAGGTCGTCGCCTACGACCGGCGTGCCGACGAGGTCGTGACCATCCCCAACGCCGACTGCGGCTTCGGCTACCGGCACAGCCGCTTCAAGGACGACCCCACCCGCTTCGTCGTGCTGCGGGTCCGCTTCGCCCTGGAGGACGCGGACGGACTCTCCGCGCCGATCAAGTACGGCGAGACCGCGCGGGTGCTCGGTGTCGAGGTGGGCGACCGGGTCCCCGCCGCCACCGCCCGCGAGACCGTGCTGAAGCTCCGCGCGGGCAAGGGCATGGTGCTGGACCCGGAAGACCACGACACCTGGTCGGCGGGGTCGTTCTTCACCAACCCGATCCTCAGCGAGGTCGAGCACGCCGCCTTCCTGGGCCGCGTGGCCGAGCGGCTCGGCCCGGACGTCGCCCCGCCCGCCTTCCCGGCGGGCGACGGCCACATCAAGACCTCCGCCGCCTGGCTGATCGACAAGGCCGGCTTCACCAAGGGCTACGGGGACGGCCCGGCCCGCATCTCCGGCAAGCACACGCTCGCGCTCACCAACCGCGGCCGGGCCACCACCGAGGACCTGCTGACGCTCGCCCGCGAGGTCCGCGACGGCGTCCACGCCGCCTTCGGGGTCACCCTGGTCAACGAGCCCGTGACGGTCGGCGTGAGCCTCTAG